The Chanos chanos chromosome 9, fChaCha1.1, whole genome shotgun sequence genome includes the window GGTGGATGCGGCTGTACACCTACCCAGCTacggtgagggagagagggctgCGAAGCAGAGAGAAGCCTGGCCTCTCGGGTCAGTCGGCCCAACGCTGGAAGGCCTTGGGTGCTGCCTCCGCCTACGTGACGGAGTAAAGCTTCCTTTGCTCCTTGTTGGCTGCCAACAATGCTGTGCCCTTCAGCAGGAAGTGCCGCCACTGTGGAGGAAGGTGCCTGGACTTTGTGGAGTGGTGGTGTAGTAGCTCCGCCCACTGCCGCACCACTGACTCCCATGGTTTCTGTCTGGAGGCGGAGACTGTTGTGTAGTGTTCTACCGGCTTGCAAAGGTGTAGgtactgaagatgcaggagtaGAGGGAGTTTTAGCTACTCCACTCCCTCCTATGCCTCCTGTGAGAGGAGCACCTCCTACTGTAGGTGGCCCCACTGTAGAAGGGGAGGGTGCTGGGGTCATGGACGCAGGAACTCCTCGAGGCGGAAGTCCACCCACCACACCCATGGGGGAGCCGACAGACTGGCGGGGATGCAGGATTGGGGGtcgagggggggagaggggacAAGAGGAAGGGGATGGTGAAATTGGGAGGGGCGAGGGTAGAAAGACTGCAGCCCCAAGAGcatgctgctgctgcagctgctgctgcaactgctgctgttgctgttgctgatgCATTAGTGCGATGGCCACGTTGGTGGTGGCAGCGGCTGTCTGTAAGGGTGCGTGGACTAACGGTGCCCAGATGACGGGTCGGGGACGGGGCGAGATGGTGCCCCCGCTGCTAGTTCGGTTGCCTGCGGCGATGTCCTGCATAGTGGGCATACTGTCATGTTTGACAATCTGCTGTACCAAGACGCTGTCGCAAGAGCCCAGACCTCCGATGCCTGCACTTCCAGCTCcgcctgctcctcctcctcctcccccacgGCTACCGCCCCCTGCTCCTCGACCAACGCTGCTCCCTGCTACTGAGCCACCTTGTGATGTTTTACGCAATAGGATGGAGTTCTTCTTACctaaaagatggagagaaagaaaagggtgtTAGGAAAGGACAGGGAGGCACAATAGAAACGAGTTTGCAACAAGTTCAGGAAATGACCAGACAACATTTGCACATCAAGCACGGTCATACAATGAATTGGATGGGGGATGACCACATTAGGAGAAAGGCATTACCAATTCGGTCTAGCCGGTCAACAGCCACGGTCTCAAAGGCTCTTCTCATCATTGGGTGCTCCTCAAGGACCTCGTTAAAGCTGTCAACACTCAGGGAATACAGCCGGCAGTACGTGTCAGCCCTGACACTCGCCGTCCGTCTACCGCGAGTCAACAAACAGAtctctgagaaagacagagaaattatGCACTCAAAGTCTGCATGTATCATCCAGTCAGGGATCTAACCAATCCTCACCTTTGTGTCTGGCCACCATACCTAAGCAAACTTACACCAGAGATCCACAAGTAATTCAACTGCACACTCAATATTGTTCAATCCTTAAAACTTATCTTTTTAACCAACCCCGATCTCTACAGGTAAAACATTCAGGACACTAAACCACATTAAGCCAAGCCAAGCCAAGCCAAACAGATTCCACTGTGTCTTATCCTGGACAATCCAAACCAAAACAGACCAAATCAAACCTTACCTCCAAAATATGACCCATCACTGAGCTTGGTCTCCTTGTTGCCACGGGTGAGAACGCTGACACGTCCGTGTTGGATGAAGTACATCTTGCGGCCAACTGTTCCCTCACGGATGATGAAGTCAGATGGCTGGAATACCTCAAACTTAAGCTTTGTCAACACCGCTGTTACAAAGTTGGGGTCAGCGTTGGCAAAGAGAGGCATGTTGGCCACCAGACTGCGGCAGTTGAAACTTACGATTTCCTGTTCAGCAGAGGAAATAGAAGATCAGATAATGGgactgagaagaaagaaaaaagtgtcaGAATAGCAAATCTGAAGAGATCTGTTTTCACAATGTTTGAGGTTTGATGAAAATATAATTGGAAGAACTTGTTACAAATAGAAGGTTTCAAAAGACAACAGAGGCAAAGCACTTGCCACTGAAAAGAGCATTAGTATATGAAACTACTGCATGTTAAAACATAGCCTTGGActtgagaggagaggacagagacaacATGCAATTACACAGGAGACTACAATTTAGAGgacagagagtaaaaaaagaaaaggggaggtGTACTAACTGGCTggggaaaaatatatatgtgtgtgtgtgtgcgtgcgtgtgtgtatgtgtatatatatatatatatatatatatatatatatatatatatatatatatgatgtgtgtctgattgttTGGATTTGCAAAGTGATTTTTTAATCAGTAACGGACTCCCTTGAGAAATAATCAGTTCTATCTTGCCCAGTTTCTCCAACTTCAACAGACTGACATGCAATTATACAAGCATGTCAACCTGTCAGAGTGTGGCTAAGGGGAtaattgtgagtgtgtgtgagagagagagagagggggagagagacagacctcCTTCAGCGGCTCACTCAGCTCTCCCAGAATGTTGTCCTCATCAAACATCTTGCCCTGGTAACGATGTTCGTAATACTCATGAATCTTTTGCCTCATATCAGCAGGGAGCTTATGGAAGGACATGTACTGCTCCACCTGCTTGTACTGCAgcagacaagacaaaacaatcaCAGATAACCTGATTACAACAAGACCGGACAAAATactgcagcaacaacaacaaaaaaaaaacagaccgtCTGACTGGTTGACGGACCACAACTGTGGTCTTTAAGGAGGGTCGTCTGATTGCAAGAGTCTAAAGATGATTTTCAATAACCAGACATAAGACAACGATTTCAGATAACTCGATTACTACACAACAGGCAGAAAGATTGATTTCAGGAGCTCAATCATGTCATgggaatgataaaaaaaaaaaaaaaatacaaaaagctCAATGTATCATAATAAGACTAAACAGGAAAAATTGATTACAGATGGCTTGATGAATAACCTAATTATGGCTGAAAGGATATACAAGCCGAAAAGTGGATGCGGATATGTATATGCATAAAGTATCTGCACAGACAAATGAATACATTACACACTGGCAGTTGGACGAAAAGTGCAACCGCGCTCGGAAAAAAGCCCGAACAACAAATCACAGGATGTTTTTCCGCTCGAGCGGAGGAAGCATAAAGCGGTCGATGGACGGATAAAACCAGAGACAGTCGCAGGTACCTTCTCCTGGTACTGCCGTCGAGAGGAATCGAGGGACTGGATGAGGGCGGTGGCGTGCCCGATGAACATGGCGTAGCAGGTAGCGCCCACGATCATGCTCAGCATGGTTAGCCAAACGTCCGTCATTCCCTCCGGAGCCTGAGCCCCGTATCCGATACAAAGCATGTGGCTCATGGCTTTAAACAGGGCGTAGGAGTACTGGACACCCCACGTGTcgttctgaaacagagagagagagggagagagagagagagagacagagagagacagagagagagtagtttCTTCAGCAAGTTTTGTTGCTTTGAGAGAAACGAACGCGGCCCAAGAAACGTCTAGACTGGGCGATACTCAGTTTTGGCGCGTCCCAGTGGGCCGGATTCCTGTTGCTTTATGACCCGCACATAATCAGAGGTTGATTTTTCTACCTgccaatcagagacacacatggTGATTGGAACAAATAAAATCCCAAAAGAGTTATGGACTCAGGAAGGGTGTAAGAGGGCCTTGATAAAACATAACGTCTGGAAGATAATGTCTGGAAATACACAGCTGATTGCTTTCAGCAAAACGTGACATAAAACTTACTGAAAAATGACAGGCTCAGACGTAAGCTTTGTAGTTCAGTCATTTATGCTTAACTGATGTAACTGTACGGTGCAATAGCATATCAGCTAAAATAGGTCAAAAGCTAACTGCTTTTGATAGTTTACGGACTGGCTGATGTATAGATTCACTTGTACTGAGAATGGTATTAGCTAAAAGGATTGTTGACTGCTTTTACTGATTGAAATACAGCTGTTCCTACAGTATAAGTTAACTCTTTAACTGAGTAATATCTGAGTAATATATGGCTAGCTAAATGAGATATCAACCACTTCAAACGACCGAATGACAGAGGTACAAATGATAAGACCattttgtgtgaatgagttgTAGCATTTGATTTCATTGAGTAACATGGCTGATATATGCCtcaaaaaatgcacatttgaaTGTGGAAATAATATTTATCATTAAGTTAAATTTGTCCCGACGGCCCTTTTTTTTAACGAGCTAATCTGAGCAGTAGCTTTGACTGAAGTGCTAAGAGCTTGCGGCATTAGCGTTAGCTTATCAAAGGAAAAACGTGTGCATTTGACTGAGGACCATATTTCTGAATGAGGCAGATGTCTGGTGTGGtagggttgggtttttttttttttttcccctggtgtCTTTCTGTAGGATGATGGAGGAGCCAAATTTAGAGCTGGCTTAGATCTCAGGCCAGcagacgagagagaaagagagggagagaaagagagagagagagagagagagagagagagagagagagagagagatgcctctCTCTAGGGGCGGGAAATCTAGGCATCAGCTGTGTGGCAACCGTTGCCGTGACGACCACGGTGGAAACCCTGCTGTGCCGTGAGTCAGCGTTTCGCTCAAacactgtgggtgtgtgtgtgcgtgtgtgtgtgtgtgtgtgcatcttcATTTCTTCATCTCTATGAGATCATACTCTGTTTTAATTGgagtgttttttaatgttaccTTCATGTTCTGACAAGATGCGCAATCGGGTGTTCCAATTAACAAGcagcagagagcaaacaaactctgtacacacacacactcactctctctctctctctctctcactcacagacgcacacacatacactctctctctctctctctctctcacagacacacatacacacaaggacacacacacacacgcacagagtacAAAAATCTTAACTTAATCTTCAAATCTTAACATGCTGATATGCATATATGCACGAAGGCAGAGTGTTTGATAAGACAATCAGTCTTTAAGGAGTCTGAGCATGTGCTCCAACATACAATATCAATAATTCAACAGCAATTaaacatggacacacatacatacgcacacacatacataaatacacgtACGCACGTAGATATacagatacatgcacacacacacacacacacacacacagatacacagacacagacactgagtaAATACTAGTGCCTGCTGTGATAACATTATCAGTGCATATCAGATGTACCCTGAAAAATaggcccctgtgtgtgtgtgtgtgtgtgtgagtgtgtgtgcttgtgcgtgtgtgtgtgcgtgtgtgtgtgtgtgtgtgtgtgtgtgtgtatgtgtatgtgtgtgtgtgtatgtgtgtatgtgtgtatgcgtgtatgtgtgtgtgtgtgtgtgtgtgtgtgaataaaccCACACTCCCTCCCACCTCCCCATGTATCTCTTTACGCGTCCGTGGGCATCTCGACCTTCATTCTTTTCACTTAACGAGCTTTGATGGCACGACACTTGACAACTGGGTCGGGAAACCATTAAGAAAAGtgattgtttattattttcgcACATAGCGAGGGGAAAATAATAAGAAATGGAGTCATAACAACACTGGCCAAGACAGCACAAGATCCGTCACGATTCCATTTTCTGTATGTAATAACTTTATTAACATCGCTATTATTCCAAAACACTCTACTCTACTTCACATTACGCTGCATCACAGTGTTGATATTTAAACGTGACCGATATttgaaaaatttgaaaaaaaaaaaaaattggaatgaATTTGTCgattttctttctcagagttTGCCTGGTATTACATTGTATCTCATTCAGATGAACAGGAAATGCATGTCTTTTTCAGATGAACAGGAAATGAGTGTCTGCCTCAGTTTTTCTGGTTACAGAATCACCTGCTCTGCCTGACTGTGTGTcacactcttctttctctctccctctcaccagGATACATCTTACACTTCacttctttacacacacacacagatacgtgcacacacacacacacacacacactcacacacactcgcacacacactctcacacacactcacacacactcgcacacacactctcacacacacgcacacactcacacacacacgcacgcacacacacacacacacacacacacacacaaaaacaaacacacacacacacacatgcacaagcacacacacactctcacacacaaacacacacacacacacagacatgctgtcCTTACCACCATGTTGTTCTTGGAGACCCAGCAGTCAGAGGGGAAGTCCTGGAGCATGGGGACCAGGAACTGCAGACAGCCATCCCAGTGACATAGCAACAGCATCATCCCAATCAGGTTCACGATCCGCACCATGGCGCTCGCCAGGTCGTAGGTCATATGGAAgatctgagaaagagagagagagagacagagagagagagggagagagagagagagagccgtctaaattttctgtcattgttcTCCACTTTGCTCCTTTATCTCATCGTTGGGGAGAGGAGAGTTTGAGTTTTAACGGAGGGAAACCTTACGATCCAGTTCTAGTTACGAACCTTACGAAACCAGCTCTGACCGATGAgtcattacaaaacaaaactcatttaaCTAGATGTTAGTCTCTGAAATTTGTAAAcattgttcagtcatttttaatagGTAGCCGTTTGTGGACCAACGCCCTGAAACAGattgggagggagggagggagggaaggagggagggagggagcaagcaagagagagagagagagagagagagagagagagagagagggagagagagagaaacagacagagaaccaTCTAAATTTTCTGTCATTATTCTCCACTCTCACTCCTTTATCTCATCCTTCTGTCCATCCTATCCCTCCATCCTATCCTCAAATGACTTACTTTTTCtacttctctcctttttcttctctcatcctctcatcactccatccattctcttttccttagtcttctctctgtctctctttctccctccctatctctctcctagcctcttgctctgtcttcctctctgtcctaatctctctctcagtctctttctctctccctgcctctctctctccctccttctttcctcctctccctctctccctccctctctctctctctctttctctctctccctctctctctccctctctctctctctctctctctctctctttttctctccctctctctctctctctctctctctctctctctttctctctttctctccctctctctctctctctctccctctctctctccctctctctctctctctctctctctctctcctctctctctctctcctctctctctctctctctctctctctctttctctctttctctccctctctctctctctctctccctctctctctccctctctctctctctctctccctctctctctctctctctctctctctctctccctctctctctctctctctctctctccctctctctctctctctctctctctctctttctctctctctctctctcttacctcctcCCATTGGTGGATGTAGCGTATGAGGCGGGACAGGCGGAGCAGGCGGAGCAGGCTGAGGATCTTGGTGAAGCGGACGATCCGCAGCGCCCTGGCCGTCCGGTACACCTCCGAATCCAGACGGGCCTCCAGGTCCACCATCAGGAAGATGTAATCCACCGGGATGGACGACACAAAGTCCACCAGGAACCAGCTCTTCAGGTAGCGCTGTCGGATGGCCCGCGGGTCCAGGATGATCTCGGTGCTGTCCTCCTTCACGATGCCCGTGCGGAAATTGAGAACCAGGTCGACCAGGAAGAGGGTGTCGGACACCACGTTAAAGATGATCCAGGGCGGAGTGTTCTCGTCCTTAAAAAACGTGATGCCCACCGGCAAGATGATGAGGTTCCCCATCATCAGTAACAACATCAGCAAGTCCCAGtaaaatctgagagagagagagagagagacagagagagagacagagagagagacagagagagagagagagagagggagagagagagagagagagagagagagagacagagaaagagagagagagagagagagagagagacagagagaaagagacagagagacagacagacagagagagagagagacagagagaaagagacagagagacagacagacagagagagagagagaaagaaagagaaagagagagacagacagagagaaagagagagaaagaaaggggtaGGAAGGTTAAGTATGTCTTTATTAATACTCTCGTTACACTAAAGctaacaaagggaaaaaaaaaatcaagcttgTATCAGTTTTATATTCACCAGAATTAAACACTAAATTAACCATCATTTAGCTCTGCAGCACCCACTCCAGAATGTTAAAAAAAGTgtgaggggcgggggggtgtgAAGACAGAGGCCTGAGTCAGGGTTAAACACAGGAGAGGTGAAGAAGGGAGGTGAAGAAGAGAGGCcatgaggagagaaaagaaaagtacagAAGTTGAAGTGTGGAGGGAAGTGTGAGCGAAACAGACGGTTCTCCTTTCGAAAGGCAGCAGCTGTCGCCATAAAAAGATGTTTTGGTGGAGTCTCAGAAAAATCGGTTGGGTGTGTTATCGGAAAGAAAGTTCGGGGGAagcgatggaaaaaaaaaaaaaaaaaggcggttTGGTCTGACGTATCGTCGCTTCTTCTCTGCAGATATAAAACAAAGAGTGAACACCATTAACACGAGCAGCACAGAACTGACATTCGCTACggtaactaaaaaaaaaaaaaatgacagggtTTGACTGGTTATTcgatgtcaaaaaaaaaaaaaccactttgtagttttaaaaaaaaaaccttgcatgGCAGGGCTTCAGAGCACATCAGTGTGACGATTTGACAGATTAGCAGGTTGCCGTTCTGAATTAAATTTcataaagttttgtttttttttttttttttcccctgaattcTGCGGCACCTCATCTACATCTGTGTgaacgcgttttttttttttttttttcatcttcaaaGCGATtgttgggagaaaaaaaaaaaaaaaagatcagagtgCAGAGGTTTTTGGaacggaacaaaaaaaaaaaaaaatctgctgatcaagtgtgaaatgcagagagacagcagtgcatttttcttttcgtccccccccccccctcctccatctcatccctctctctttctctcagtctgtttcatGCTCTCCGTCTATGTCGACCTCTCTTACTCTACCTGTCGCTTTGTCTATCAGTATTTGTCTatcagtatttctctctctctctctctctctctctctctcttctctctctctctctctctctctctctctctctgtctcgatGTAATCGATGGTATTGAGTTTGGTatcattttctcctctgtgtcgaTGTGATGCAGGGCCATCATGGAGTGTTGATAACGGGACACAACAATCCCACTGAGTACATTAacactgatagagagagagagagagagagagagagagagagagagacagacagggagcgagagagacagacagacagacagacagacagacagggagcgagagagacagacagacagacagggagagagagagacagagacagggagagacacagagagacacacagacagacagggagagagagacagagaaagagacagagagagagacagagacagagacagacagacagacagagattactCTACAGACACTCTACAGTCCTTAACACAGAGGTATGGATTAATAAACTGTGCaaatgcatatacacacacacacacacgggcatgcacgcgcacgcacacacacacacacacacacacacacacacacacacacgaccctCTTCACGAATACAGCAATAACTGACATAGATTGTTTCCCGAGTCCCTTGACCTTGAGGACAGCATTGCCGTCCGTGAGCAACAAATCCATTTGCATACAAAGCATTCTcataatgaaaaatataaatatatgcagATAACACGTGCGCGTCCCATAAATTTAAATAcgtaaatgaaaacattcaatATATATTCAGCATACATCAGCCGCGACCAGGGTTTCTAAGGGCACCGTCAGTAAGAGGTTCACCCTTCTGTTCGGGTCCCCGGAGGGATGTGGGTTTTTACCCCTGCCGGTTTCTCTGAACGGAAACTGCGGTACTATAGTGCACTTCTGGAAAACGCACAGAAAAACCTGGAGTAATTACCAGCATCGACCGTGGCTCGAATTGGAATGTCACTTAACATATGTTTTCCATTTTAcgagatagatttttttttagaagagtacggaaaaaataaaaacgcgACAGCGATTAGCATGTCTCATTACGGGCCCTGGGTATAAGTCATGAGTAAGTCATGACTGTAAGTCATGGCAGCCAGTGTTTTCTGCCGTCTATTTTAATGAGTGTAATTTAGTCTCCATTCAAGAGGTcaaaatagtcttttttttttttttttcctgacaacTTATTGAACAATTATCGCATTGTGCCTCTCCAGTGGACTGAACTGAATACATTTAATTACCGTAAATCAAACGCAAACAACActgtgaaatacaaacaaaaaaaaaaaacttcaaacacaGTCCTGTTTCTGAGACGTGTTAGTTTATGCCTTTGCTTGAACTGCATTTGAAgagttaccaaaaaaaaaatgaaaacccacACAGCGATTAGCTGATAATTATATAATTTCATCACTTGTTAAAATCTTGGATAATTGACTCCCTTCAACTACATGCGGAGGACAACTGTACCAGGTCAAAATGGgcagaggtaaagagagagagagagagagagaga containing:
- the LOC115821684 gene encoding potassium/sodium hyperpolarization-activated cyclic nucleotide-gated channel 2 — translated: MDGAGGGAGTTGGMGGGSAGTDSRPTRNGDSKRRSKSSLPSPGYRLSQASLEGERSDPGGKRRLSIMSATRDGVPFRPGTAAGTPTTPIPLPPPPGPASSAPATVQRSVGFAASRAALASTSSSTGTGVVVVATGPETTTTTAAGTPEAGLGLDGEDYSCSNQSTFIQRQFGAMLQPGVNKFSLRMFGSHKAVAQEQERLKSAGVWIIHPYSDFRFYWDLLMLLLMMGNLIILPVGITFFKDENTPPWIIFNVVSDTLFLVDLVLNFRTGIVKEDSTEIILDPRAIRQRYLKSWFLVDFVSSIPVDYIFLMVDLEARLDSEVYRTARALRIVRFTKILSLLRLLRLSRLIRYIHQWEEIFHMTYDLASAMVRIVNLIGMMLLLCHWDGCLQFLVPMLQDFPSDCWVSKNNMVNDTWGVQYSYALFKAMSHMLCIGYGAQAPEGMTDVWLTMLSMIVGATCYAMFIGHATALIQSLDSSRRQYQEKYKQVEQYMSFHKLPADMRQKIHEYYEHRYQGKMFDEDNILGELSEPLKEEIVSFNCRSLVANMPLFANADPNFVTAVLTKLKFEVFQPSDFIIREGTVGRKMYFIQHGRVSVLTRGNKETKLSDGSYFGEICLLTRGRRTASVRADTYCRLYSLSVDSFNEVLEEHPMMRRAFETVAVDRLDRIGKKNSILLRKTSQGGSVAGSSVGRGAGGGSRGGGGGGAGGAGSAGIGGLGSCDSVLVQQIVKHDSMPTMQDIAAGNRTSSGGTISPRPRPVIWAPLVHAPLQTAAATTNVAIALMHQQQQQQQLQQQLQQQHALGAAVFLPSPLPISPSPSSCPLSPPRPPILHPRQSVGSPMGVVGGLPPRGVPASMTPAPSPSTVGPPTVGGAPLTGGIGGSGVAKTPSTPASSVPTPLQAGRTLHNSLRLQTETMGVSGAAVGGATTPPLHKVQAPSSTVAALPAEGHSIVGSQQGAKEALLRHVGGGSTQGLPALGRLTREARLLSASQPSLPHRSWVGVQPHPPLLRKASGGNLLPAPFLVSSGQLARGGSAGVLSSNTPMAQTQPLHAHAPLPLSSQLSQTPPATPVPASHISSTSPPKQTPLSSASPSPALTPAASGPGVPQSQRPKPSPSPTPPSRSSSPPPSTSTPPLSSGSTPLAPPQSQSTKPSPTSPSFPSASSLSFTASPPPSAVGPSLPQSPRSKLSQTPPPPSPLCGTSPSPTPSQTPILSPTPTQTPTLSPSPVPTPIQTPAPTPIQTPTPTQTPTTTPGQTPAPTPIQTPAQTPIQNPALTQTQTAKSSLTPSSTQIQTPTPTQTSTPTATPASTSPNPASITSTPILAPSSTKQTTAALHPKPTSIPTSTPASIPVSSAPMTPTTHSTSKTCAPAPSAASKGANKDPELPSARKDSESLRQKLHANM